A genomic region of Pseudomonas migulae contains the following coding sequences:
- a CDS encoding SOS response-associated peptidase, with amino-acid sequence MCGRLSQYRGIHDFVAVLSIPDALINHVGDEPLARYNAAPTNQLALFHQEDAGLVADKVRWGWRPHWAKDRAAPINARIEKVAHGPFFRAIWPHRAIVPIDNWFEWVDAGDSTRQPWLIRRQDRAPIFCAAIGRFPTGNEEPRDDDGFVIITADSAGGLLDIHDRRPVVLSPELAREWLDPATPLERAEQIALWQGEGSEVFEWYKVGKAIGNVRNQGAELIQKLT; translated from the coding sequence ATGTGCGGACGACTGTCGCAGTACCGGGGCATTCACGACTTCGTGGCGGTGCTGAGCATTCCCGACGCGCTGATCAACCATGTCGGCGATGAGCCGTTGGCCCGCTACAACGCAGCACCCACCAATCAACTGGCGTTGTTTCATCAGGAGGACGCTGGGCTGGTGGCCGACAAGGTGCGTTGGGGCTGGCGTCCGCACTGGGCGAAGGATCGCGCGGCGCCGATCAATGCGCGAATTGAAAAGGTCGCGCATGGGCCGTTCTTCCGCGCAATCTGGCCACACCGCGCAATCGTGCCGATTGATAACTGGTTCGAATGGGTCGATGCCGGAGATTCGACCCGGCAGCCCTGGCTCATCCGGCGACAGGACCGCGCGCCGATTTTCTGCGCGGCGATTGGCCGATTTCCTACAGGTAATGAGGAACCGCGCGACGACGATGGTTTTGTGATCATCACCGCGGACAGCGCCGGCGGCCTGCTCGACATTCATGACCGCCGGCCGGTGGTGCTCTCACCGGAACTGGCCAGGGAATGGCTCGACCCCGCCACGCCCCTGGAACGTGCCGAACAGATCGCCTTGTGGCAAGGCGAAGGCAGTGAGGTATTCGAGTGGTACAAGGTCGGCAAAGCCATCGGCAACGTCAGAAACCAGGGCGCAGAGCTTATTCAGAAACTGACATGA
- a CDS encoding ABC transporter substrate-binding protein: MNLSRFVRGLLTSALFAAPMAYAADPVVLHVGDQNYYNVRASVEASGVLEGAPYTVDWKHFQAAAPLAEALNTGALDLGFLGDSGFLFLAAKQAPVKLIGVSRQNPDTIALLVPKDSPVKTIADLKGKKVAYWPGAWSQQLTLRALQQADLPEDYVDFIKLMPIDAAAALPQGSIDAFPVWEPYISQQILFSGARPILTAKNLMPGLSAIAASTPSIDSKREAIADFLVRLKKARAWVDNHTDEYADLWAKKANLDQNVSRHWLRQAHMTVGPVDAQAAKDLQSTADFLFKVKALPSALATAPIIDSSFQHALAQ; encoded by the coding sequence ATGAACCTGTCCCGATTTGTGCGCGGTCTGTTGACCAGCGCGCTGTTTGCCGCGCCAATGGCCTACGCCGCCGATCCCGTCGTCCTGCACGTCGGAGACCAGAACTACTACAACGTGCGGGCCTCGGTGGAGGCGTCGGGGGTGCTGGAAGGGGCGCCTTATACCGTCGACTGGAAGCACTTCCAGGCCGCCGCGCCGCTGGCCGAAGCGTTGAACACCGGCGCACTGGATTTAGGCTTTTTGGGTGATTCGGGCTTCCTGTTCCTCGCCGCCAAACAGGCGCCGGTGAAGCTGATCGGCGTCTCGCGGCAGAACCCGGACACCATTGCCTTACTGGTACCCAAGGATTCGCCGGTCAAAACCATCGCCGACCTCAAGGGCAAGAAAGTCGCCTACTGGCCCGGTGCCTGGAGCCAGCAATTGACCCTGCGCGCTTTACAGCAAGCTGATCTGCCAGAGGACTACGTCGACTTCATCAAACTGATGCCGATCGATGCCGCCGCCGCGTTGCCACAGGGCAGCATTGATGCCTTCCCGGTCTGGGAACCCTACATTTCCCAGCAGATCCTGTTCTCCGGCGCCCGACCGATTCTCACCGCCAAGAACCTCATGCCAGGCCTCAGTGCCATCGCTGCCTCGACACCGTCGATCGACAGCAAGCGCGAAGCCATCGCCGATTTCCTGGTGCGCCTGAAAAAGGCTCGGGCCTGGGTCGACAACCACACCGACGAGTACGCCGATCTGTGGGCGAAGAAGGCCAATCTCGACCAGAACGTTTCGCGCCACTGGTTGCGTCAGGCGCACATGACCGTCGGCCCGGTAGACGCGCAGGCGGCCAAGGATTTGCAGAGCACGGCGGACTTCCTGTTCAAGGTCAAGGCGCTGCCCTCGGCACTGGCCACCGCGCCGATCATCGACAGCTCGTTCCAGCACGCATTGGCCCAGTAA
- a CDS encoding ABC transporter ATP-binding protein yields MTEHLLDIRVERKTFASTTVLHNIHLQLQPRETVSLLGPSGCGKSTLLRIVAGLEKDFQGELNSSAGEVAFVFQEPRLMPWLTVEQNIGFSADNHYDKAWVTQLIEEVGLTGFAHALPKALSGGMAQRVAIARGLYSRPDVLLLDEPFSAVDAFTRMKLQDLLLQLAERHAIALLLVTHDVDEALYLSDRVLVMDNRPSRIRQELAVQLAHPRDRRDPLLAQLKALSLTELQRAHVI; encoded by the coding sequence ATGACCGAGCACCTGCTGGACATTCGCGTCGAGCGCAAAACCTTCGCCAGCACCACCGTGCTGCACAATATCCACCTGCAATTGCAGCCCCGGGAAACCGTCAGCCTGTTGGGCCCCAGCGGTTGCGGCAAAAGCACGTTGCTGCGGATCGTCGCCGGACTGGAAAAGGACTTTCAGGGTGAACTCAACAGTAGCGCCGGTGAAGTTGCGTTCGTGTTCCAGGAACCGCGACTGATGCCGTGGCTGACGGTCGAGCAAAACATCGGCTTCAGCGCCGACAACCATTACGACAAGGCCTGGGTGACGCAACTGATCGAGGAAGTCGGCCTGACCGGTTTCGCACACGCCTTGCCCAAGGCGCTTTCCGGCGGCATGGCGCAACGGGTCGCCATCGCCCGCGGCCTCTACTCGCGCCCCGATGTGCTGCTGCTCGACGAACCTTTCAGCGCAGTGGACGCCTTCACCCGGATGAAACTTCAGGACCTGTTGCTGCAACTGGCCGAGCGTCACGCCATCGCCCTGTTGCTGGTCACCCACGATGTCGATGAAGCGCTGTACCTCAGCGACCGGGTGCTGGTCATGGACAATCGCCCCAGCCGCATTCGCCAGGAGCTGGCCGTGCAACTGGCGCATCCCCGCGACCGGCGTGATCCGCTGCTGGCACAACTCAAGGCATTGTCGTTGACCGAGTTGCAGCGGGCCCATGTGATCTGA
- a CDS encoding polysaccharide deacetylase family protein, whose product MNQLFKVFCALAIAVGLVGCIAAPIEMTAQTEQRLRAQPPIRFLLTFDDGPSASSFWNPTMTILDSLATNPVQPNLKAVFFVQTGAPRAGDSDIGREVMRREHADGQILGFHTGTHWHTNHRSLSPEELEQSLTKGSAAITAITGTPPTLVRPPFWNYDKRVFAAYQKHGLHVLLTDLSANDGKIWGFNASPRRRANMLRQLSEVRERIASGELPTVDGVIPVVVTFHDLNRYTARHAREYLQILLDSAQATGVKLAEKAFYDDTAALQRAAMARTVRDNSEAVKLPGIWNWIWDGDRH is encoded by the coding sequence ATGAATCAGCTGTTCAAGGTTTTCTGCGCACTCGCCATTGCCGTCGGGCTGGTGGGTTGCATCGCGGCTCCCATCGAAATGACCGCGCAGACCGAACAGCGGCTGCGCGCGCAACCGCCGATCCGTTTTCTGCTGACCTTCGATGACGGTCCCAGCGCGTCGAGTTTCTGGAATCCGACGATGACGATTCTCGACAGCCTGGCCACGAACCCGGTGCAACCGAACCTCAAAGCGGTGTTCTTCGTACAGACCGGCGCGCCACGGGCGGGCGACAGCGACATTGGCCGCGAGGTCATGCGCCGTGAACACGCCGATGGGCAGATACTGGGTTTCCACACGGGCACCCACTGGCACACCAATCACCGTTCCCTGAGCCCGGAAGAACTGGAACAGTCGCTGACCAAGGGCAGTGCCGCTATTACCGCGATCACCGGCACGCCGCCGACCCTGGTGCGTCCTCCCTTCTGGAACTACGACAAACGGGTCTTCGCGGCCTATCAAAAGCACGGCTTGCACGTGTTGTTGACCGACCTGAGCGCCAACGACGGCAAGATCTGGGGCTTCAACGCCAGTCCCCGGCGGCGGGCCAACATGCTGCGGCAGTTGTCGGAAGTGCGCGAACGCATCGCGTCGGGCGAGCTGCCCACCGTGGACGGCGTGATCCCGGTGGTGGTGACCTTCCATGACCTCAATCGCTACACCGCCCGGCATGCCCGGGAGTACCTGCAAATCCTGCTCGACAGTGCCCAGGCTACTGGGGTGAAGCTGGCTGAAAAGGCGTTTTATGACGACACTGCAGCGCTGCAACGAGCGGCCATGGCGCGTACCGTTCGCGACAACTCTGAGGCGGTAAAACTGCCGGGAATCTGGAACTGGATCTGGGATGGCGACAGGCACTAA
- a CDS encoding ABC transporter permease, with protein MTSKSKPLPLELPTPRRATLYLNNAWRLRLKGLALPVLIILVLESVVRIGWLPSYQMPAPSEIALTLRDLAEGALWKHISASLLRVLLGFAIGAGLALVFAAWVGLSREAEAWLEPTFAGLRSIPSLAWVPLLLLWLGIDETSKIVLIAIGAFFPVYLNGVAAIRDIDRKLVEVGQMYGFSRTRLVRRILLPAALPGLFTGLRSGMSLAWMFLVAAELIAATKGLGYLLSDGRETSRPDIVLAAIIVLALLGKLSDGILAGLEKRFLAWRDTFNGQSAED; from the coding sequence ATGACCAGCAAAAGCAAACCCCTGCCCCTCGAATTGCCAACGCCGCGTCGCGCCACGCTTTACTTGAACAACGCCTGGCGCCTGCGCCTCAAGGGACTGGCCTTGCCGGTGCTGATCATCCTGGTGCTGGAATCTGTCGTACGCATCGGCTGGCTACCGTCCTACCAAATGCCGGCGCCCAGCGAAATCGCCCTGACCCTCAGAGACCTCGCTGAGGGCGCGCTGTGGAAACACATCAGCGCCAGCCTGTTGCGGGTGCTACTGGGTTTCGCCATCGGCGCCGGCCTGGCCCTGGTGTTTGCCGCGTGGGTCGGATTGAGTCGCGAAGCCGAAGCCTGGCTGGAGCCGACGTTCGCCGGCCTGCGCTCGATTCCGAGCCTGGCCTGGGTGCCGCTGTTGCTGCTGTGGCTGGGCATCGACGAGACGTCGAAAATCGTCCTGATCGCCATCGGCGCATTCTTCCCGGTGTACCTCAACGGCGTCGCGGCCATTCGCGACATCGACCGCAAACTGGTGGAAGTCGGGCAAATGTATGGTTTCAGCCGGACGCGGCTGGTCCGGCGAATTCTGCTGCCGGCCGCCCTGCCCGGCTTGTTCACCGGGCTGCGCAGCGGCATGAGCCTGGCGTGGATGTTTCTGGTGGCCGCCGAGCTGATCGCCGCGACCAAAGGCCTGGGTTATCTGCTCAGTGACGGTCGGGAAACTTCACGCCCGGACATCGTGCTCGCGGCAATCATCGTGCTGGCGCTGCTGGGTAAACTCAGCGATGGCATTCTCGCGGGCCTGGAGAAACGTTTCCTGGCCTGGCGCGACACGTTCAACGGCCAAAGCGCAGAGGATTGA
- a CDS encoding calcium-binding protein, translating into MASLTLSNSFSFLADQDWDWVVTVATSNSLTISDGVHTQVFTGSFTYPSPGVVAGTVTGSTYAENGVPIYTLTGISKSAAQLAEFAQTPGDTQATYAFILSGNDTITGSSGDDTLLGYAGNDLLDGRAGADKLDGGAGNDAYIVDNLGDVVSETGVGAAGGIDTVKSSVTIRLGDNIENLTFTGTGNVKAKGNALDNLMIGNTGNNFFDGFGGSDTYQGGIGDDGYVIELTDDNKVVDVIIEKAGEGYDFVEIWGGDSSLGPVNITMAANLEEADASFSNSGVQINITGNALANNIIGNDAANILDGGAGADTLSGGAGDDTYIVDSFADVINEGVDQGTDTVKVAIATAGGTYVLGGNLENGTLVNTVAFNLTGNSFNNVLIGNAAANVLDGGAGADTLQGGLGNDTYIVDADDTVVEGLNGGIDLVKSALTYLLDDNVENLTLIGSDNINGKGNDLANIITGNDGNNKLDGVEGVDTLIGGKGNDQYVVDLTATNQLEDKVIEKAGEGIDTLTLASAISNATVTTLVLDANLENVDARDTGTLSLNLTGNASANIIQGNAGKNTLNGGLGADTLIGGLGDDTYVVDNVGDTVTEEADAGTDTVNVAIATAGSTYALGANLENATLTNTVAFNLTGNELANTLTGNAAANRIDGGAGADTMNGGAGNDTYAVDNVADKITDTAGIDTVETTLEYTLLDKPTLENITLTGNAAVNATGNAIANVLDGSQNSAANVLTGLAGNDTYIVGAGDSVIEGLNGGIDLVKTDQTYLLDDNVENLTLIGGDNINGKGNDLANIITGNDGNNKLDGVEGVDTLIGGKGNDQYVVDLTATNQLEDKVIEKAGEGIDTLTLASAISNATVTTLVLDANLENVDARDTGTLSLNLTGNASANIIQGNAGKNTLNGGLGADTLIGGLGDDTYVVDNVGDTVTEEADAGTDTVNVAIATAGSTYALGANLENATLTNTVAFNLTGNELANTLTGNAAANRIDGGAGADTMNGGAGNDTYVVDNVADKITDTAGIDTVETTLEYTLLDKPTLENITLTGNAAVNATGNAIANVLDGSQNSAANVLTGLAGNDTYIVGAGDSVIEGLNGGIDLVKTELSYTLGNNVENLTLLGSADTDGFGNSLANIITGNDGSNLIVGAGGVDTVQGGKGDDGYGVELSQTNTIVDKVIEKANEGDDWLLVYGGNSSLATTVTLGLVANVENIDASQAIGVKLNLKGGAGDNSLVGNDVANLIDGGAGADFMAGSEGNDTYVVDNVGDEIEELADEGIDQANIAIAAAGGLYTLSDNVENARLTNTVAFNVTGNALANILMGNAAANRIDGGLGADDMQGGAGNDTYVVDNVSDKITDTAGIDTVETGLDFTLADKLTLENITLTGSAVVSATGNTLANILDGSQNSAANLLTGGKGNDTYIVGAGDIVQELANEGTDLVQSTVNYTLTNNVENLTLIGSANINATGNALSNTLIGNTGNNQLYGGLGVDILKGGKGDDLYLVDLNAKNQLEDTLTENASEGIDTVRLQGGAALATFTLLTLGANLENLDASLTGNTLLNLKGNALNNELIGNSANNTLDGGAGNDTLTGGAGNDILIGGLGVDILIGGLGDDTYTVDNLSDSVTENADEGTDLVKVAIAAAGGTYTLSANVENATLVNAVAFNLTGNDLDNILTGNAANNRIDGGVGADLMIGGAGNDTYIVDNIGDQISDSSGVDTVLSSITFNLDENGVENLTLTGTGNINGDGNTLANIITGNSGDNKLDGWEGVDTLVGGAGNDQYNVDLTSTNALEDKLVESANEGNDTVFVFGGVVSTKVATITLGANLENLDLSNTIAGVKLNLVGNALDNVLTGNTSQNVFTGGLGSDTFKFDDPTQLGKTSATWDIITDFKSGIDHIDLSGLGSFQLLDSNTAFTDVGQLKLIDGVLYGTTDLGAEADFAIQLTGVTSLTQSDIEIG; encoded by the coding sequence ATGGCGTCTTTAACCTTATCGAACAGCTTCAGTTTTCTAGCGGATCAGGATTGGGATTGGGTTGTCACCGTTGCTACCAGTAATTCGCTGACCATCAGCGACGGGGTGCATACGCAAGTCTTTACCGGGAGCTTCACTTACCCCTCTCCAGGCGTTGTCGCCGGTACCGTGACGGGCAGTACCTACGCGGAAAACGGAGTGCCGATATATACCCTCACCGGGATATCCAAAAGTGCAGCGCAACTGGCCGAGTTCGCCCAAACGCCGGGCGATACCCAGGCGACCTATGCCTTCATCCTGAGTGGCAATGACACAATCACTGGCAGTTCGGGTGATGACACCTTGCTGGGTTACGCCGGCAACGACCTGCTCGATGGCAGGGCCGGGGCCGACAAGCTTGATGGTGGTGCTGGCAACGACGCTTATATTGTCGACAATCTGGGCGATGTCGTCAGTGAAACCGGCGTGGGTGCGGCGGGGGGAATCGATACCGTCAAATCGTCGGTCACTATCCGGCTCGGGGACAATATTGAAAACCTGACTTTTACTGGCACCGGCAACGTCAAGGCCAAGGGCAATGCCCTTGATAACCTGATGATCGGCAATACCGGCAATAACTTTTTTGACGGCTTCGGCGGTTCGGACACCTATCAGGGCGGCATAGGTGACGATGGTTATGTCATCGAGTTGACCGACGACAACAAAGTGGTCGACGTCATTATCGAGAAAGCGGGTGAAGGTTACGATTTTGTCGAGATCTGGGGTGGGGATTCCAGCCTGGGGCCGGTCAACATCACCATGGCCGCGAACCTTGAAGAAGCCGACGCCAGTTTCAGCAACAGTGGTGTGCAGATCAACATTACGGGCAATGCGCTGGCTAACAACATCATCGGTAACGACGCAGCCAACATTCTCGACGGTGGTGCTGGCGCCGACACGCTGAGCGGTGGGGCAGGTGACGACACCTATATTGTCGACAGCTTCGCTGACGTGATCAACGAAGGGGTCGATCAGGGAACCGATACCGTCAAGGTCGCCATCGCAACGGCCGGCGGCACTTACGTGCTGGGTGGCAACCTTGAGAACGGCACGCTGGTCAATACCGTTGCGTTCAACCTCACCGGCAACTCGTTCAATAACGTGCTGATCGGTAATGCTGCCGCCAACGTGCTGGACGGTGGCGCAGGTGCCGACACTCTGCAAGGCGGGCTCGGCAACGACACTTATATCGTCGACGCGGATGACACAGTGGTCGAAGGCTTGAACGGTGGCATCGATCTCGTCAAGTCGGCTCTTACCTACTTGCTGGATGACAACGTCGAGAACCTCACGCTCATCGGCAGTGACAACATCAATGGCAAAGGCAATGACCTGGCCAACATCATCACCGGTAACGACGGCAACAATAAACTCGACGGTGTCGAGGGCGTGGATACGCTGATCGGTGGCAAGGGCAATGACCAGTATGTGGTCGATCTGACGGCCACCAACCAGTTGGAAGACAAGGTGATCGAGAAGGCCGGCGAAGGCATCGACACCCTGACGCTGGCCAGTGCGATCAGCAACGCCACGGTCACCACACTGGTGCTGGACGCCAATCTGGAGAACGTGGATGCCCGCGACACCGGCACGCTGTCGCTGAACCTCACCGGCAACGCTTCTGCCAACATCATCCAGGGCAATGCCGGCAAAAACACCCTCAATGGCGGGCTGGGCGCCGATACCCTGATCGGTGGCCTGGGTGACGATACGTATGTCGTCGACAACGTCGGTGACACCGTCACCGAGGAGGCCGACGCCGGGACCGACACCGTCAACGTAGCCATCGCTACGGCGGGCAGCACCTACGCGCTGGGAGCGAACCTGGAAAATGCCACGCTGACCAACACCGTGGCCTTCAACCTGACCGGGAATGAGCTGGCCAACACCCTGACCGGTAACGCGGCGGCCAACCGCATCGATGGCGGTGCGGGCGCCGACACGATGAACGGTGGCGCGGGTAACGACACCTATGCGGTGGATAATGTTGCTGACAAAATCACCGATACCGCCGGTATCGATACCGTGGAAACCACCCTCGAGTACACCCTGCTCGACAAGCCGACCCTGGAAAACATCACGCTGACCGGCAATGCCGCGGTCAACGCCACGGGTAACGCGATAGCCAACGTCCTCGACGGTTCGCAAAACAGCGCCGCCAACGTGCTGACCGGCCTGGCCGGCAACGACACCTACATCGTCGGTGCTGGCGACTCGGTGATCGAAGGATTGAACGGTGGTATCGATCTGGTCAAGACCGACCAGACCTACTTGCTGGATGACAACGTCGAGAACCTCACGCTCATCGGCGGTGACAACATCAATGGCAAAGGCAATGACCTGGCCAACATCATCACCGGTAACGACGGCAACAATAAACTCGACGGTGTCGAGGGCGTGGATACGCTGATCGGTGGCAAGGGCAATGACCAGTATGTGGTCGATCTGACGGCCACCAACCAGTTGGAAGACAAGGTGATCGAGAAGGCCGGCGAAGGCATCGACACCCTGACGCTGGCCAGTGCGATCAGCAACGCCACGGTCACCACACTGGTGCTGGACGCCAATCTGGAGAACGTGGATGCCCGCGACACCGGCACGCTGTCGCTGAACCTCACCGGCAACGCTTCTGCCAACATCATCCAGGGCAATGCCGGCAAAAACACCCTCAATGGCGGGCTGGGCGCCGATACCCTGATCGGTGGCCTGGGTGACGATACGTATGTCGTCGACAACGTCGGTGACACCGTCACCGAGGAGGCCGACGCCGGGACCGACACCGTCAACGTAGCCATCGCTACGGCGGGCAGCACCTACGCGCTGGGAGCGAACCTGGAAAATGCCACACTGACCAACACCGTGGCCTTCAACCTGACCGGGAATGAACTGGCCAACACCCTGACCGGTAACGCGGCGGCCAACCGCATCGATGGCGGTGCGGGCGCCGACACGATGAACGGTGGCGCGGGTAACGACACCTATGTGGTGGATAATGTTGCTGACAAAATCACCGATACCGCCGGTATCGACACCGTGGAAACCACCCTCGAGTACACCCTGCTCGACAAGCCGACCCTGGAAAACATCACGCTGACCGGCAATGCCGCGGTCAACGCCACGGGTAACGCGATAGCCAACGTCCTCGACGGTTCGCAAAACAGCGCCGCCAACGTGCTGACCGGCCTGGCCGGCAACGACACCTACATCGTCGGTGCTGGCGACTCGGTGATCGAAGGCTTGAACGGTGGTATCGATCTGGTCAAGACCGAGTTGAGTTACACGTTAGGCAACAACGTTGAAAACCTCACGCTGTTGGGGAGCGCCGACACCGACGGTTTTGGCAACAGTCTGGCCAACATCATCACCGGTAACGATGGCAGCAACCTGATAGTGGGTGCAGGTGGTGTTGACACCGTGCAAGGAGGCAAGGGCGATGACGGTTACGGGGTTGAGCTGAGCCAGACCAATACCATCGTCGACAAAGTCATTGAAAAGGCCAACGAGGGCGATGACTGGCTGCTGGTCTACGGAGGTAATTCAAGTCTCGCCACGACCGTCACCCTGGGGCTCGTGGCGAACGTCGAGAACATTGACGCTTCGCAGGCGATTGGGGTCAAGCTCAACCTGAAAGGCGGTGCTGGCGACAACTCATTGGTAGGCAATGACGTTGCCAACCTTATCGACGGCGGGGCCGGTGCCGATTTCATGGCGGGTAGTGAGGGCAACGACACATACGTGGTCGATAACGTGGGTGACGAAATCGAAGAGCTGGCCGATGAAGGGATCGACCAGGCCAATATCGCTATCGCTGCGGCAGGTGGGCTTTACACCTTGAGCGACAACGTGGAAAACGCCCGGCTGACCAACACGGTGGCCTTCAATGTGACCGGTAATGCGCTGGCCAACATCCTGATGGGTAACGCGGCTGCCAACCGCATTGATGGTGGCTTGGGTGCTGACGATATGCAGGGCGGGGCGGGCAACGATACCTACGTGGTCGATAACGTCAGCGACAAAATCACCGATACCGCCGGCATTGACACGGTGGAAACCGGCCTTGATTTCACTCTGGCCGACAAGCTGACCCTGGAAAACATCACGCTGACCGGCAGCGCCGTCGTCAGTGCCACGGGCAACACGTTAGCCAACATCCTGGACGGCTCGCAAAACAGTGCCGCCAACCTGCTGACCGGCGGCAAGGGCAATGACACCTACATTGTGGGGGCCGGCGACATCGTGCAGGAACTGGCCAACGAGGGTACCGATCTGGTCCAGTCGACGGTCAACTATACCCTGACCAACAATGTTGAAAACCTGACCCTGATTGGCAGTGCCAATATCAATGCGACGGGTAACGCCCTTAGCAATACGCTGATCGGCAACACCGGCAACAACCAGCTTTACGGTGGTCTGGGAGTCGACATCCTCAAGGGTGGCAAGGGTGATGACCTGTATCTGGTCGATTTGAACGCCAAGAACCAGTTGGAAGATACCCTGACTGAAAACGCCAGCGAGGGGATCGATACCGTGCGCCTGCAGGGCGGTGCGGCACTGGCGACTTTCACCCTGCTGACCCTGGGCGCGAATCTGGAAAATCTCGATGCGAGCCTGACCGGCAACACGCTGCTCAACCTGAAGGGCAACGCGCTGAACAACGAACTGATCGGCAACAGCGCGAACAATACCCTCGACGGCGGTGCCGGCAACGATACGCTCACAGGCGGTGCAGGCAACGACATACTCATTGGCGGGCTGGGCGTTGATATCCTGATCGGCGGGCTGGGCGACGATACCTACACGGTCGACAACCTGAGCGACAGCGTGACGGAAAACGCAGACGAGGGTACTGATCTGGTCAAGGTCGCCATTGCCGCCGCAGGGGGTACCTACACCCTGAGCGCCAACGTGGAGAATGCGACGCTGGTCAACGCCGTAGCGTTCAACCTGACCGGTAATGACCTGGACAATATCCTCACAGGTAACGCGGCCAACAACCGCATCGATGGTGGAGTGGGCGCCGATTTGATGATCGGTGGCGCCGGCAACGACACCTACATCGTCGATAACATCGGTGACCAGATCTCCGACAGCTCCGGGGTGGATACCGTCCTGTCCAGCATCACCTTCAACCTGGATGAGAACGGCGTCGAGAACCTCACATTGACGGGAACCGGCAACATCAATGGTGACGGCAACACACTGGCCAACATCATCACCGGCAACAGTGGCGACAACAAACTCGATGGCTGGGAGGGGGTTGATACATTGGTGGGGGGCGCGGGCAACGACCAATACAATGTCGACCTGACCAGCACCAATGCGTTGGAAGACAAACTGGTCGAGTCGGCTAACGAGGGTAACGACACTGTTTTCGTTTTCGGCGGGGTTGTCAGCACCAAGGTGGCCACCATCACCCTGGGCGCCAATCTGGAGAACCTGGACCTCAGCAATACCATCGCTGGCGTCAAGCTCAACCTGGTCGGCAACGCCCTGGACAACGTGCTGACCGGCAATACGTCGCAGAACGTCTTTACCGGGGGATTAGGCAGTGACACGTTCAAGTTCGACGACCCGACTCAATTGGGCAAGACCAGTGCGACTTGGGACATCATCACCGACTTCAAATCCGGTATCGATCATATTGATCTGTCAGGGTTGGGGAGTTTCCAGCTGCTCGACAGCAATACGGCCTTCACCGATGTCGGGCAACTGAAGTTGATTGACGGTGTGCTGTACGGGACAACGGATCTGGGGGCCGAGGCTGACTTCGCGATCCAGCTCACCGGGGTTACCAGTTTGACGCAGTCCGATATCGAAATCGGCTAA
- a CDS encoding aliphatic sulfonate ABC transporter substrate-binding protein, whose amino-acid sequence MKSTFRFSTVRYLLSACALALSLQPAAQAAETPPAEVHLDYAYYSPVSLALKHFGFLEKALPQTKVSWVLSQGSNRSLEYLNSGGVDFASSASLAAVLSRANGSPIKSVYVYSRAEWTALVVRKDSPYKTVADLKGKKIAATKGTDPYLFTLRSLQQAGLSKDDVELVHLQHPDGRTALEKGDVDAWAGLDPHMAASQVQAGSRLLYRNTNFNSYGVVSVTDSYAKEHPQTIETVLKAYEQAREWAVKNPEELAKLLAAESGLPLEVARLQLSRTDLSSPQLTADDVIASKAAAPILVSEELVRRGVNVDQVIDQLIDTGFKETVARQ is encoded by the coding sequence ATGAAGTCCACCTTCCGTTTCTCCACCGTCAGGTATCTGCTCAGCGCCTGCGCCCTGGCCTTGAGCCTGCAACCCGCCGCGCAGGCCGCCGAAACGCCACCGGCCGAAGTGCATCTGGATTATGCCTATTACTCACCGGTCAGCCTGGCGCTCAAGCACTTCGGTTTCCTGGAGAAAGCGCTGCCCCAGACCAAAGTCAGTTGGGTGCTCAGCCAGGGCAGTAACCGCTCATTGGAATACCTCAACAGCGGCGGCGTCGACTTCGCGTCCTCCGCCAGCCTCGCCGCGGTGCTCAGCCGCGCCAATGGCAGCCCGATCAAATCGGTTTACGTCTACAGTCGCGCCGAATGGACCGCGCTGGTGGTACGCAAAGACTCTCCCTACAAGACCGTCGCCGACCTGAAAGGCAAGAAGATTGCCGCCACCAAAGGCACCGACCCGTACCTGTTCACCCTGCGCAGCCTGCAACAGGCCGGCCTGAGCAAGGACGATGTGGAACTGGTGCACTTGCAGCACCCGGACGGTCGCACCGCGCTGGAAAAAGGTGACGTTGACGCCTGGGCCGGTCTCGATCCGCACATGGCCGCCAGCCAGGTGCAAGCCGGTTCGCGCCTGCTGTATCGCAACACCAATTTCAACAGTTACGGCGTGGTCAGCGTCACCGACAGCTATGCGAAAGAACACCCGCAGACCATCGAAACCGTCCTGAAGGCGTACGAACAGGCCCGTGAGTGGGCGGTGAAAAATCCTGAAGAGCTGGCGAAATTGCTCGCCGCCGAGTCAGGTCTGCCGCTGGAAGTGGCCAGGCTGCAACTGTCGCGCACCGACCTGAGCAGTCCGCAACTGACCGCCGACGACGTGATCGCCTCCAAGGCCGCCGCGCCGATTCTGGTCTCCGAAGAGCTGGTTCGTCGCGGGGTGAATGTCGATCAGGTGATCGATCAACTGATCGACACCGGCTTCAAAGAGACCGTGGCTCGTCAGTAA